Proteins from a genomic interval of Opisthocomus hoazin isolate bOpiHoa1 unplaced genomic scaffold, bOpiHoa1.hap1 HAP1_SCAFFOLD_15, whole genome shotgun sequence:
- the LOC142359046 gene encoding olfactory receptor 14J1-like: MLTAFSGDYWVMQQCDHLPSHKEQAQGRTGSHAQRKHLSNSSSITQFLLLAFADTRELQLLHFWLLLGIYLAALLGNALIVISVACDNHLQTPMYFFLLNLSLLDLASISTTVPKAMANLLWDTRTISYAGCAAQLFLVSFLVVAEHCLLTIMAYDRYIAICKPLHYRTLLGSRACVHMAVAAWSSGFLNSLLHTANTFSIPLCHGNAVDQFFCEIPQILKLSCSHSYLREAGLLGFSVSLSFGCFVFIVLSYVQIFRAVLRIPSAQGRYKAFSTCLPHLAVVSLFFSTAVFAYLKPPSISSPLLDLVITVLYSVVPPAMNPFIYSMRNQELKDALKKQIQSVVFQQQ; this comes from the exons GGTAATGCAGCAGTGTGATCACCTTCCATCTCAcaaagaacaagcccagggcag gacaggatcccatgcccaaaGGAAACacctgtccaacagcagctccatcacccagttcctcctcctggcattcgcagacacacgggagctgcagctcttgcacttctggctcctcctgggcatctacctggctgccctccttggAAACGCCCTCATCGTCATCTCTGTAGCCTGTGACAACCACCTCCAAActcccatgtactttttcctcctcaacctctccctccttgacctGGCATCCATCTCTAcgactgtccccaaagccatggccaatttgctctgggacaccaggaccatctcctatgcagggtgtgctgcccagctctttttggtttccttcttagtagtagcagagcattgtcttctgaccatcatggcctatgaccgatacattgccatctgcaaacccctgcactacaggaccctcctgggcagcagagcttgtgtccacatggcagtagctgcctggagcagtggctttctcaattctctgctgcacactgccaatacattttcaattcctctctgccacggcaatgctgtggatcagttcttctgtgaaatcccccagatcctcaagctctcctgctcacactcctacctcagggaagctgggcttcttgggtttagtgtttctttatcttttgggtgttttgttttcattgtgctgtcctatgtgcagatcttcagggccgtgctgaggatcccctctgcacagggacggtacaaagccttttccacgtgcctccctcacctggctgtggtctccctgtttttcagcactgcagtgtttgcctacctgaagcctccctccatctcttccccattgCTTGATCTGGTGATTACAGTgctgtactcagtggttcctccagcaatgAACCCcttcatttacagcatgaggaaccaggagctcaaagacgcccTGAAGAAGCAAATTCAATCTGTAGTATTTCAGCAGCAGTAA